In Doryrhamphus excisus isolate RoL2022-K1 chromosome 7, RoL_Dexc_1.0, whole genome shotgun sequence, one genomic interval encodes:
- the LOC131131831 gene encoding gastrula zinc finger protein XlCGF57.1-like, producing the protein MSARNIFTLSSRSGAPGWGRRSPIPPPHVKEEAEEPHPPHIKEEEEEPTPPHIKEEEESQPPHIKEEEPQPPHIKEEEEEPHPPHIKEEEEEPWPPHIKEEEEDHSISQEGEHLEGPEEFPVIGVPVKSEDDEDDEGEEKREAEPPSSSSTQHMTTEADGDHCGGSPADKLLAPLSDSEHTTSHSPDTDDDDDDDEDSTADMTCHPGNKRFQCAQCGKAFTHRCNLKAHVRSHTGEKPFMCSVCGKSFSRKQSLTIHIRSHTGEKPFSCSVCGRGFARKGGLKLHMTRHTGEKPYSCSVCGINLARKDHLKRHMTTHIGEKPYSCSVCGKGFIQDRNLKIHMRRHTGEKPYSCSVCGKGFARKGVLKLHMRTHTGEKPYSCSVCGVGFVEKYYLKTHMRRHTGEKPYPCSVCGKGFACKGDLKNHMTTHTGEKPYSCSVCGRRFAHKPNLTTHLRTHTGEKPYSCLVCGKGFAYHGGLTKHMTTHTGEGPSCSVCGVAFSHTQSLKRHMRTHTGEKPYSCSWCGVSFAQKGTLTTHLRRHTGEKPYSCSVCGKGFAYKCDLKNHMTAHTGEEPTCSVCGLSFSHTQSLKRHMRRHTGEKVLSCSVCDERFSYKYQLSNHTCAGENSSRK; encoded by the coding sequence ATGTCAGCAAGGAACATCTTCACCCTGAGCAGCAGGAGCGGAGCTCCAGGATGGGGGAGGAGGagccccattcctcctccccaTGTTAAAGAGGAAGCGGAGGAGCCACATCCCcctcacattaaagaggaagaggaggagccaacCCCCcctcacattaaagaggaagaagagtcccagcccccccacattaaagaggaagagccccagcccccccacattaaagaggaagaggaggagccccatcccccccacattaaagaggaagaggaggagccctggcccccccacattaaagaggaagaggaggaccacagcatcagccaggagggagagcatcttgAAGGACCGGAGGAGTTCCCAGTGATTGGCGTCcctgtgaagagtgaagatgatgaagacgatgaaggtgaggagaagagagaggcggagcctccaagcagcagctcaactcaacacatgacaacagaagccgatggagaccactgtggaggatcaccagcagacaagctcttagctccactatcagatagcgagcacacgacgtcacactctcctgacactgatgatgacgatgatgatgatgaagactccacagctgatatgacatgtcaccCTGGTAACAAACGCTTTCAATGTGCTCAGTGTGGGAAAGCCTTTACACACCGTTGTAATTTAAAGGCACACGTGAGAAgtcacacaggagaaaaaccgttCATGTGCTCCGTGTGTGGTAAAAGCTTCTCTCGAAAGCAAAGTTTGACAATACATATTAGATCGCatacaggagagaaacctttttcctgtTCCGTTTGTGGTAGAGGTTTTGCACGAAAAGGCGGTTTGAAATTACACATGACAAGACACACGGGTGAAAAACCATATTCCTGTTCGGTGTGTGGCATAAATTTGGCACGAAAAGATCATTTGAAAAGACACATGACAACACACATTGGAGAGAAACCATattcctgttcagtgtgtggtaaAGGTTTTATACAAGACCGAAATTTGAAAATACACATGAGGaggcacactggagagaaaccatattCATGTTCAGTGTGTGGTAAAGGTTTTGCACGAAAAGGTGTTTTGAAattacacatgagaacacacactggagagaaaccatattcttgttcagtgtgtggtgtaggttttgtagaaaaatattatttgaaaacacacatgagaagacacactggagagaaaccatatCCATGTTCAGTGTGTGGCAAAGGCTTTGCATGTAAAGGTGATTTGAAAAACCACATGACgacgcacactggagagaaaccatattcctgttcagtgtgtggcAGACGTTTTGCACACAAACCTAATTTGACAACACACCTGAGaacacacaccggagagaaaccgtaTTCCTGCTTAGTGTGTGGTAAAGGTTTTGCATATCACGGTGGTTTGACCAAACACATGACAACTCACACGGGGGAGGGGCCATCCTGCTCCGTGTGTGGCGTCGCGTTTAGCCATACCCAGTCTTTGAAgagacacatgagaacgcacaccggagagaaaccgtaCTCCTGTTCATGGTGTGGCGTGAGTTTTGCACAAAAAGGCACTTTGACGACACACCTGAGAAgacacaccggagaaaaaccatattcctgttcagtgtgtggcAAAGGCTTTGCATACAAATGTGATCTGAAGAACCACATGACCGCACACACTGGAGAGGAGCCAACCTGTTCAGTGTGCGGTTTGTCGTTCAGCCATACTCAGTCTTTGAAGAGACACATGAGgagacacactggagagaaagtgTTGAGTTGCAGCGTGTGTGATGAACGATTCTCTTATAAGTACCAGCTTAGCAACCACACGTGTGCTGGGGagaacagcagcaggaagtga
- the LOC131131832 gene encoding gastrula zinc finger protein XlCGF57.1-like, producing the protein MCERRIAEYEEELCGTKEENDHQLLDAVSKKHQVVLHGEDVSKEHLHPEQQEWSSRMEEEEPHPPYIKEEEVEPQSPHIKKEEEEPQPLHIKKEEEEPQHLHVKEEEEDYSISQEGEHLEGPEEFPVIGVPVKSEDDEDDEGESEEKREAEPPSSSSTQHMTTEADGDHCGGSPADKLLAPLSDSEHTTSHSPDTDDDDDDEDSTADMTCHPDKTFKHRSRLKTHMRKHTGEKPYSCSVCGKGFAQKSDLKTHVRKHTGEKPFLCSVCGKGFYWKENLTRHTREHTGEKPLCCSVCGKSFAKKAKLKTHMRTHTGEKPYSCSVCGKGFAQKSDLKTHTRTHTGEKPYSCSVCGKGFSRKSHLSLHLRRHTGEKPYSCSVCDISFAEKYYLKIHTRTHTGEKPFCCSVCGVGFARKPNLAIHMRRHTGEKPYSCSVCGKCFAEKYYLRKHLTRHTAAKTYSCSACGKGFAWKGDLKKHMTSHSRVKPHSCSVCGKGFANKHDLTTHVRTHTGEKPYSCSVCGKGIADKRDFKTHMRTHTGEKPYSCSVCAKGFAQKGNLKRHTRRHTGEKVFRCNVCAERFSYKYQLSNHTCAGENSGRK; encoded by the exons ATGTGCGAAAGAAGgatagcagagtacgaggaggaactttgtggaacaaaagaggagaacgatCATCAACTACTGGACGCTGTTTCCAAGAAGCATCAAGTTGTGTTACACGGAGAAG ATGTCAGCAAGGAACATCTTCACCCTGAGCAGCAGGAGTGGAGCTccaggatggaggaggaggagccacacCCCCcttacattaaagaggaagaggtggAGCCGCAGTCTCCCCACAttaaaaaggaagaggaggagccacagcccctccacattaaaaaggaagaggaggagccacaacACCTCcatgttaaagaggaagaggaagactacagcatcagccaggagggagagcatcttgAAGGACCGGAGGAGTTCCCAGTGATTGGCGTCcctgtgaagagtgaagatgatgaagacgatGAAGGTGAAAGcgaggagaagagagaggcggagcctccaagcagcagctcaactcaacacatgacaacagaagccgatggagaccactgtggaggatcaccagcagacaagctcttagctccactatcagatagtgagcacacaacgtcacactctcctgacactgatgatgatgatgatgatgaagactctacagctgatatgacatgtcaccCTGACAAAACCTTCAAACACCGTAGTCGTCTGAAAACACACATGAGAaaacacacaggagagaaaccatatTCTTGTTCAGTGTGTGGTAAAGGTTTTGCACAAAAATCTGATTTGAAAACACACGTGAGAaaacacacaggagagaaaccattcctgtgctcagtttgtggtaaaGGATTCTATTGGAAGGAAAATTTGACTCGACACACTAGAgagcacactggagagaaacctttgtGCTGCTCAGTGTGTGGTAAAAGCTttgcaaaaaaagcaaagttgaaaacacacatgagaacacacactggagagaaaccatattCTTGTTCAGTGTGTGGTAAAGGTTTTGCACAAAAATCTGATTTGAAAACACACACgagaacacacactggagagaaaccatattCATGTTCAGTGTGCGGTAAAGGTTTTTCCCGAAAATCTCATTTGTCTCTCCACCTGAGaagacacactggagagaaaccatattcctgttcagtgtgtgaTATAAGCTTtgcagaaaaatattatttgaaaataCACACTAGAAcacacaccggagaaaaaccattcTGCTGTTCAGTATGTGGTGTAGGTTTTGCACGAAAACCTAATTTGGCAATACACATGAGAaggcacactggagagaaaccatattCCTGTTCAGTATGTGGTAAATGTTTtgcagaaaaatattatttgcgAAAACACCTGACAAGACACACTGCAGCAAAAACGTACTCCTGCTCAGCGTGTGGTAAAGGTTTTGCGTGGAAAGGTGATTTGAAAAAACACATGACGTCACACAGTAGAGTAAAACCACATTCTTGTTCAGTGTGTGGTAAAGGTTTTGCCAATAAACATGATTTGACCACGCACGTgagaacacacactggagagaaaccatattCATGTTCAGTGTGTGGTAAAGGTATTGCAGATAAACGTGACTTCAAAACACACATGCGaacgcacactggagagaaaccatattCCTGTTCTGTGTGTGCTAAAGGTTTTGCACAAAAAGGTAATTTGAAAAGACACACAAGgagacacactggagagaaagtgTTTCGGTGCAACGTGTGTGCTGAAAGATTCTCTTATAAGTACCAGCTTAGCAATCACACGTGTGCAGGGGAGAACAGCGGCAGGAAGTGA